In the genome of Desulfovibrio desulfuricans, one region contains:
- the trpB gene encoding tryptophan synthase subunit beta, with the protein MKDSYFGEFGGCFVPELLMPPLLEVEAAMRDIYPTEKFQAELKDLLFNYAGRETPLTYCPTLSRELGFDLWLKREDLLHTGAHKVNNTLGQALLAKYMGKTALVAETGAGQHGVATAAAAARLGMECTIYMGAEDVERQAPNVMRMKLLGATVHAVESGTRTLKDAINEALRAWIGSQKTTHYCFGTAAGPHPFPTLVRMLQSVIGRETRAQMLEKTGRLPDAVVACVGGGSNAIGMFHPFVDDASVRLIGVEAAGTGETGCFNSAPLNLGTPGVLHGAYSMLLQNEDGQVEPSHSISAGLDYPGVGPEHSWLQKTGRVHYGMVKDANALHAFQRLCRAEGILPALESSHALAWVLDHPHEFKAGDQVVVNLSGRGDKDLGIVNKALGFAAQGQEEV; encoded by the coding sequence ATGAAAGACAGTTATTTTGGTGAGTTCGGCGGCTGCTTTGTGCCCGAACTGCTTATGCCGCCCCTTTTGGAAGTGGAAGCGGCCATGCGCGACATTTACCCCACCGAAAAGTTTCAGGCCGAGCTTAAGGACCTGCTGTTCAATTACGCCGGGCGCGAGACGCCCCTGACCTATTGCCCCACGCTTTCGCGCGAGCTGGGCTTTGACCTGTGGCTCAAGCGCGAGGACCTGCTGCACACGGGCGCGCACAAGGTCAACAATACCCTTGGGCAGGCCCTGCTTGCCAAGTACATGGGCAAGACCGCACTGGTGGCGGAGACGGGCGCTGGCCAGCACGGCGTGGCCACGGCTGCCGCCGCCGCGCGGCTGGGCATGGAGTGCACCATCTACATGGGCGCGGAAGACGTGGAGCGGCAGGCCCCCAACGTCATGCGCATGAAGCTGCTTGGCGCGACAGTGCATGCGGTCGAAAGCGGCACCCGCACCCTCAAGGACGCCATCAACGAGGCTCTGCGCGCCTGGATCGGCAGCCAGAAGACAACCCACTACTGCTTTGGCACCGCAGCCGGTCCGCACCCCTTCCCCACGCTGGTGCGGATGCTGCAAAGCGTCATAGGGCGCGAAACCCGCGCCCAGATGCTTGAAAAAACCGGGCGGTTGCCCGACGCCGTGGTGGCCTGCGTGGGCGGGGGCTCCAACGCCATCGGCATGTTCCACCCCTTTGTGGACGACGCCAGCGTGCGCCTTATCGGTGTGGAAGCCGCAGGCACGGGCGAGACCGGCTGCTTCAATTCCGCCCCGCTGAACCTCGGCACGCCCGGCGTGCTGCACGGTGCATACAGCATGCTGCTGCAGAACGAAGACGGCCAGGTCGAGCCCTCGCATTCCATCTCCGCCGGGCTGGATTATCCCGGCGTGGGGCCGGAGCATTCGTGGCTGCAAAAGACCGGGCGCGTCCACTACGGCATGGTCAAGGACGCCAACGCGCTCCACGCCTTCCAGCGTTTGTGCCGTGCCGAGGGCATCCTGCCCGCGCTTGAGTCCTCGCACGCGCTTGCCTGGGTGCTGGATCACCCGCACGAGTTCAAGGCGGGCGACCAGGTGGTGGTAAACCTGTCTGGTCGCGGCGACAAGGATCTGGGCATTGTCAACAAGGCGCTGGGCTTTGCGGCGCAGGGTCAGGAAGAGGTGTAG
- the trpA gene encoding tryptophan synthase subunit alpha, whose amino-acid sequence MNFLEQKIRDAKAAGRPALIPFLTAGFPDQTTFWPTLMELDESGADIIEIGVPFSDPVADGPVVEEASRRALSDGVSLRGILEELIERKGLVQAGVVLMGYLNPFLQYGYEKLARDAARGGVHGFIVPDLPYEEAGPLREALKKEGIALIPLVGPNTSAERMALYDSVGEGYVYVVSVMGITGERNDIAPQVAVTMRRARSAFKLPLALGFGLREPSQLEALSPDAQPDAVVFGSALLKHIDAGNSAAEFMARWK is encoded by the coding sequence ATGAATTTTCTTGAACAAAAAATACGCGATGCCAAGGCCGCCGGACGCCCGGCGCTTATTCCCTTTTTGACGGCGGGCTTTCCCGATCAGACCACCTTTTGGCCCACGCTGATGGAGCTGGACGAAAGCGGGGCCGACATCATTGAAATCGGCGTGCCGTTTTCCGACCCGGTTGCCGACGGCCCGGTGGTGGAAGAAGCCTCGCGTCGCGCCCTGAGCGACGGCGTGAGCCTGCGGGGTATTCTTGAGGAACTCATTGAGCGCAAGGGGCTCGTTCAGGCCGGGGTGGTGCTTATGGGCTACCTTAACCCCTTTTTGCAGTACGGGTACGAAAAACTGGCCCGCGACGCTGCGCGCGGCGGCGTGCACGGCTTTATTGTGCCCGACCTGCCCTATGAAGAGGCTGGCCCGTTGCGCGAAGCCCTGAAAAAAGAGGGCATTGCCCTGATCCCCCTGGTGGGCCCCAACACCAGCGCGGAGCGCATGGCGCTGTACGACAGCGTGGGCGAGGGCTACGTGTACGTGGTGTCGGTCATGGGCATCACCGGCGAGCGCAATGATATTGCCCCTCAGGTGGCCGTGACCATGCGGCGGGCGCGGTCTGCATTCAAACTGCCGCTGGCACTTGGCTTCGGCCTGCGCGAGCCCTCGCAGCTTGAGGCTCTTTCGCCCGACGCGCAGCCCGACGCCGTGGTCTTTGGCAGCGCTCTGCTCAAGCATATTGATGCGGGCAACAGCGCTGCCGAGTTTATGGCCCGCTGGAAGTAA
- a CDS encoding DUF2325 domain-containing protein, producing the protein MCVTLIGGMDRLKKEYMAAAEQDGHSLKFITRNEPNFVNKIGNPDAMIVFTNKISHEAKRKAVQVARSRNIPLQMVHSCGVSSLRECLKGA; encoded by the coding sequence ATGTGCGTCACCCTCATAGGCGGCATGGACCGACTGAAAAAAGAGTACATGGCAGCGGCGGAACAAGACGGGCATTCCCTGAAGTTCATCACCCGTAACGAGCCGAACTTTGTGAACAAAATCGGCAACCCCGACGCCATGATAGTGTTCACCAACAAAATTTCGCACGAGGCCAAGCGAAAGGCCGTTCAGGTGGCGAGGTCGCGCAACATTCCCCTGCAGATGGTGCATTCGTGCGGCGTGTCCTCCTTGCGGGAATGCCTCAAGGGAGCCTAG
- the feoB gene encoding ferrous iron transport protein B: protein MSAVRQFNNSDDANFTADGRLRIALAGNPNCGKTTVFNGYTGARQHVGNYPGVTVDRKEGNIAVEGTPVTLVDLPGTYSLTAYSMEELVSRRELAAGNVQAVIDVVDASALERNMLLTVQILEMGAPVVLCCNMMDEARAAGIHIDMERLSSLMGIPVLPMVARTGEGLTEAMAAAVKLAREGKRNALRISYGSDIDPVLLDMEKRIEDGGLLASKYMPHWVALKMLEGDSEILSEVRAANAVLAEELDGLRKKAVSHVRSTLNTNLESIITDYRYGFIRSLLRDGIIRQDAGKDRLALSDKLDKVLTNALLGPLIMVGVLYLMFQVTFTLGAYPQGWVEDGFKLLGSLFTTLLPEGLAQSLIVDGIIAGVGSVVSFVPLILIMFALISFMEDSGYMARVAYMMDRVFRFFGLHGASVMPYIIAGGIAGGCAIPGVMATRTLRSPKEKLATLLTLPYMTCGAKLPVFLLLAGAFFPDNAPTVMFVMMITGWVMALLVARLLRSSIVKGESTPFVMELPPYRMPTLMSLLLHCWERAWMYLKKAGTVLVAISVLIWAAMTFPGLPEDKSAPYDTQITQLEEKLAAFAEGDKARAPIEEELGNVRNELKEEQLAYSVAGRLGKAVEPATRPMGFDWRTDIALIAGVAAKEAVVATMGTAYAMGDQDPEDAAPLADRLKAEEGWSKATALALMLFVLLYSPCFVALVVIRQEAGSWGWVAFSILFNTGLAYAVATAAYQLGRVAWG, encoded by the coding sequence ATGAGCGCAGTTCGGCAGTTCAATAATTCCGATGATGCCAATTTTACTGCAGACGGCAGGCTGCGGATAGCTCTTGCGGGCAATCCCAACTGTGGCAAGACCACGGTTTTTAACGGCTACACCGGCGCGCGCCAGCATGTGGGCAACTACCCCGGCGTTACCGTCGACCGCAAGGAAGGCAACATTGCCGTTGAAGGTACGCCGGTTACCCTGGTGGATCTGCCCGGCACGTACTCGCTGACGGCGTACTCGATGGAAGAGCTGGTGTCCCGGCGCGAGCTGGCGGCTGGAAATGTGCAGGCCGTTATCGACGTTGTGGACGCCTCGGCCCTTGAGCGCAACATGCTGCTTACGGTGCAGATACTTGAGATGGGCGCTCCCGTTGTTTTGTGCTGCAACATGATGGACGAAGCCCGCGCCGCAGGTATTCATATTGATATGGAGCGCCTCAGCTCGCTGATGGGCATCCCCGTGTTGCCCATGGTGGCCCGTACGGGCGAGGGGCTGACGGAGGCCATGGCAGCTGCCGTCAAACTGGCCAGAGAGGGCAAGCGTAACGCCCTGCGCATCTCGTACGGCAGCGATATCGACCCAGTGCTGCTGGATATGGAAAAGCGCATTGAAGACGGCGGCTTGCTGGCCAGCAAGTATATGCCTCACTGGGTAGCCCTTAAAATGCTTGAGGGCGACAGCGAAATATTGAGCGAAGTTCGCGCCGCCAACGCCGTGCTGGCCGAAGAGCTGGACGGTCTGCGCAAAAAGGCCGTCAGCCATGTGCGCAGCACGCTCAATACCAACCTCGAATCCATTATCACCGACTACCGGTACGGATTTATCCGCAGCCTGCTGCGCGACGGCATAATCCGTCAGGACGCGGGCAAGGACCGTCTGGCCCTTTCGGACAAGCTGGACAAGGTGCTCACCAACGCGCTGCTTGGACCGCTGATCATGGTCGGCGTGCTGTACCTGATGTTTCAGGTAACCTTTACCCTGGGCGCATACCCGCAGGGCTGGGTTGAAGACGGCTTTAAGCTGCTTGGCTCGCTGTTTACAACCCTGCTGCCCGAAGGGCTCGCGCAGTCACTTATCGTTGACGGCATCATCGCGGGCGTGGGCAGCGTGGTTAGCTTTGTGCCGCTGATCCTCATCATGTTTGCGCTCATCTCCTTTATGGAAGACAGCGGCTACATGGCCCGCGTGGCCTACATGATGGATCGTGTTTTCCGCTTTTTTGGCCTGCACGGCGCATCTGTCATGCCGTACATTATCGCTGGCGGTATTGCAGGCGGTTGCGCCATCCCCGGCGTCATGGCCACCCGTACCTTGCGCAGCCCCAAGGAAAAACTGGCAACCCTGCTTACGCTGCCCTATATGACCTGCGGCGCAAAACTGCCCGTGTTTCTGTTGCTGGCCGGGGCCTTTTTTCCCGACAATGCCCCCACGGTCATGTTCGTCATGATGATTACAGGCTGGGTCATGGCTCTGCTGGTGGCACGTCTGCTGCGCTCGTCCATCGTCAAGGGCGAATCCACCCCCTTTGTCATGGAGCTGCCCCCGTACCGCATGCCCACACTCATGAGCCTGCTGCTGCACTGCTGGGAACGCGCCTGGATGTATCTTAAAAAGGCCGGTACGGTGCTTGTGGCCATCTCTGTGCTCATCTGGGCTGCCATGACCTTTCCCGGTCTGCCCGAAGACAAGTCGGCCCCTTACGACACCCAGATCACCCAGCTGGAAGAAAAGCTGGCCGCCTTTGCAGAGGGCGACAAAGCCCGCGCCCCTATTGAAGAAGAACTGGGCAACGTGCGCAACGAGCTTAAAGAAGAACAGTTGGCGTATTCCGTGGCTGGCCGTCTTGGCAAGGCTGTGGAACCAGCCACCAGGCCCATGGGTTTTGACTGGCGTACCGACATAGCCCTGATCGCCGGTGTGGCTGCCAAGGAGGCCGTTGTGGCCACCATGGGCACGGCCTACGCCATGGGCGACCAGGACCCCGAAGACGCCGCCCCCCTGGCCGACCGCCTCAAGGCTGAAGAGGGCTGGTCAAAGGCTACCGCGCTCGCGCTCATGCTCTTTGTGCTGCTGTATTCGCCCTGCTTCGTGGCCCTTGTGGTCATACGGCAGGAGGCTGGCAGCTGGGGCTGGGTGGCCTTCAGCATACTGTTCAACACCGGGTTGGCCTATGCCGTGGCTACGGCTGCCTACCAGCTCGGACGTGTCGCCTGGGGGTAG
- a CDS encoding thermonuclease family protein, whose translation MLIRLLTFIVFIISTALPAVAETTWTAYVVNVEDGNTISVSTKHGSDEPEAVLIFYGIEAPSHNQPFGPEAVAYLKSVMPKGTKVGVETVGQLEAGPIAALVQVGGDSINYKMVMGGLAWVDRQKCRAIFCRRWLIQEHQAVVDRRGIWSLNMSTPPWQWGR comes from the coding sequence ATGCTTATCCGGCTGTTGACATTTATCGTCTTTATTATTTCCACTGCGCTTCCTGCAGTTGCAGAGACCACCTGGACTGCGTATGTGGTAAATGTGGAAGATGGCAATACCATTTCTGTAAGCACCAAGCACGGCAGCGATGAACCGGAAGCGGTTTTGATTTTTTACGGCATCGAGGCCCCCAGCCATAACCAGCCCTTTGGCCCCGAGGCCGTGGCCTACCTGAAGAGCGTCATGCCCAAGGGTACCAAGGTCGGCGTTGAAACGGTGGGACAGCTTGAAGCTGGGCCCATTGCAGCGCTGGTGCAGGTGGGTGGCGATTCCATCAACTACAAGATGGTGATGGGAGGTCTGGCCTGGGTGGACAGGCAAAAGTGCAGGGCCATTTTTTGTCGGCGCTGGCTTATTCAGGAACACCAGGCTGTGGTTGACAGGCGCGGCATCTGGAGTTTGAATATGAGCACCCCACCTTGGCAGTGGGGCCGCTGA
- a CDS encoding 3'-5' exonuclease gives MLSTDICSSVAIDFETSGYSAHSACAVGLARIEQGRVTDVFYSLIRPPSSRIMFTEIHGLTWPMLKDAPTFAEVWPQMQTFFEGATHLLAHNASFDRRVLAASCQAAGQREPRTPFLCTLKGSRRSLPLASKKLSSVCSYFGIALNHHHAGSDAEACARIYLQLRSLGVTDAQMRL, from the coding sequence GTGCTTTCTACAGATATATGCAGCAGTGTAGCCATTGACTTTGAAACTTCAGGCTACTCGGCCCACAGCGCTTGCGCCGTGGGCCTTGCTCGTATTGAGCAGGGCAGGGTGACCGATGTTTTTTACAGCCTTATCAGGCCGCCGTCGTCGCGGATAATGTTTACAGAGATACACGGCCTGACCTGGCCCATGCTTAAGGACGCGCCAACCTTTGCCGAAGTGTGGCCCCAGATGCAAACCTTTTTTGAAGGGGCGACGCATCTGCTTGCGCACAATGCCTCGTTTGACAGGCGCGTGCTGGCCGCCAGCTGTCAGGCTGCGGGCCAGCGCGAACCGCGCACGCCTTTTTTGTGCACGCTTAAAGGATCCCGGCGCAGTCTGCCGCTTGCCTCCAAAAAACTCAGCAGCGTGTGCTCCTATTTTGGCATCGCGCTGAATCATCATCACGCTGGCTCCGATGCCGAGGCCTGCGCACGCATCTATCTGCAGCTGCGTTCGCTGGGCGTTACCGACGCCCAGATGCGGCTGTAG
- the flgB gene encoding flagellar basal body rod protein FlgB — MKSMFNMEIGLVGKVMDMQLQRQNIISGNIANVETPNYKPRELTFEKELQSALGLDARGEMTRTEAGHMPTAFSPDSFGPQWDMAVKPRVVHGEDRVNIDKEMARHAKNQLQYTALTQVMTKSFEGLNTIIQDGKQA, encoded by the coding sequence ATGAAATCAATGTTCAATATGGAAATTGGCCTTGTGGGCAAGGTCATGGATATGCAGCTGCAGCGGCAGAACATCATTTCGGGCAACATCGCCAACGTCGAGACGCCCAACTACAAGCCGCGCGAGCTGACCTTTGAAAAAGAGCTGCAGTCGGCTCTGGGCCTTGACGCCAGAGGCGAGATGACCCGCACCGAGGCGGGCCACATGCCCACGGCCTTCAGCCCGGATTCCTTTGGTCCGCAGTGGGATATGGCGGTCAAACCCCGCGTTGTCCACGGCGAAGACCGCGTGAATATTGATAAGGAAATGGCGCGACACGCCAAAAACCAGTTGCAGTATACGGCGCTTACCCAGGTGATGACCAAGTCTTTTGAAGGCTTGAACACCATCATTCAGGACGGCAAGCAGGCCTGA
- the flgC gene encoding flagellar basal body rod protein FlgC, with the protein MDFMTAFDISASGLAADRTRINTISMNLANAKTTRTPQGGPYRRRSVVQQTADVDDPFSIHMRSALDRAVQGVRVSAVTMDNRPFKRVYEPGNPDANAEGYVMYPDINVVEEMANLMTAQRNYEANVTTVDAVKGMFVKALDIGR; encoded by the coding sequence ATGGACTTCATGACGGCATTTGACATCAGCGCGTCGGGCCTTGCAGCCGACCGCACCCGCATCAACACCATTTCGATGAACCTGGCCAACGCCAAGACCACGCGTACGCCCCAGGGCGGGCCGTACCGCCGCCGCAGCGTGGTGCAACAGACGGCGGATGTGGATGATCCTTTTTCCATCCACATGCGTTCGGCTCTCGACAGGGCGGTGCAGGGCGTGCGCGTATCGGCCGTAACCATGGACAACCGCCCCTTCAAGCGGGTGTACGAACCCGGCAACCCCGACGCCAATGCCGAAGGGTATGTGATGTATCCCGATATCAACGTGGTAGAGGAAATGGCCAACCTCATGACCGCCCAGCGCAACTATGAGGCCAACGTCACAACTGTGGACGCCGTCAAGGGCATGTTTGTCAAGGCTCTGGATATCGGCAGATAG
- the fliE gene encoding flagellar hook-basal body complex protein FliE, giving the protein MSIQAVGMKAYSEAIQNFSKVQGSLQQGASVGGQSQFAKTLDQSLLRDSVDRGENFGAQADFIKYPTQAHTQVTPQNSFSGTIKNSLNKVNELDNAKNLAIDDFASGRTQNVHELMITMQKSSMAMKLTSAVRGKVLEAYKEISRMQF; this is encoded by the coding sequence ATGAGTATCCAGGCAGTTGGCATGAAGGCGTACAGCGAGGCCATACAGAATTTCAGCAAGGTTCAGGGCAGCCTGCAGCAGGGCGCTTCTGTCGGGGGGCAGTCCCAGTTTGCCAAAACGCTTGATCAAAGCCTGCTGCGCGACAGCGTGGACCGTGGCGAAAACTTTGGCGCCCAGGCCGATTTTATCAAGTATCCTACGCAGGCGCACACCCAGGTAACGCCGCAAAACAGCTTTTCGGGCACGATCAAAAATTCGCTCAACAAGGTCAACGAACTCGATAATGCCAAAAACCTCGCCATCGACGATTTTGCCTCGGGCCGCACGCAAAACGTGCACGAGCTCATGATCACCATGCAAAAATCCAGCATGGCCATGAAGCTTACCTCGGCTGTGCGCGGCAAGGTGCTTGAAGCATATAAAGAAATTTCCAGAATGCAGTTCTGA